The following are from one region of the bacterium genome:
- a CDS encoding M48 family metallopeptidase, protein MAATIQIGDIVIAMTRKDIKHVHLSVHPPIGRVTLVAPIGTRPEVARAYAISKLGWIRDQQTKLLRQARETSRQFVERESHYLWGRRYLLSIAQKEAKPSVCLGHRRITLTVRPGGSTAKREEVIHGWHKALLHETVPPLIRKWEVKLGVTVSRYFLQRMKTKWGSCNHRAGSIRLNTELVKKPKDLLEYVIVHEMLHLVEPTHSERFVALQGEHYPAWREARAELNALPLSAEAWRVTRCALRESSHGEHRD, encoded by the coding sequence ATGGCTGCGACGATCCAGATCGGTGACATTGTCATCGCAATGACTCGAAAGGACATCAAGCACGTCCACTTGTCGGTACACCCGCCGATAGGTCGCGTCACGCTGGTCGCACCCATCGGAACCCGCCCGGAGGTGGCCCGGGCCTACGCCATCTCCAAACTCGGTTGGATTCGTGATCAACAGACGAAGCTGCTCCGGCAGGCGCGGGAGACATCTCGCCAGTTTGTCGAGCGGGAGAGCCACTACCTCTGGGGGCGGCGATATCTTCTTTCTATCGCCCAAAAGGAAGCGAAGCCCTCCGTCTGCCTCGGTCACCGCAGGATCACCCTCACCGTGCGGCCCGGCGGCAGTACGGCGAAGCGGGAAGAAGTCATTCATGGGTGGCACAAGGCGTTGCTGCATGAAACGGTGCCCCCGCTCATCAGGAAGTGGGAAGTGAAGCTCGGCGTGACGGTTTCCCGTTACTTCCTTCAGCGCATGAAGACGAAGTGGGGGAGTTGCAATCACCGTGCGGGAAGCATCCGCCTCAATACGGAGCTCGTGAAGAAGCCGAAAGACCTGTTGGAGTACGTGATCGTCCACGAGATGCTCCACCTGGTCGAGCCAACGCACAGCGAGCGCTTCGTGGCGCTGCAGGGCGAGCACTATCCAGCATGGCGCGAGGCCCGGGCGGAGCTGAACGCACTGCCTCTCTCTGCGGAGGCTTGGCGTGTGACGAGGTGTGCACTTCGGGAATCGAGCCATGGCGAGCATCGTGATTGA